The following are from one region of the Sphingomonas sp. J315 genome:
- a CDS encoding putative bifunctional diguanylate cyclase/phosphodiesterase, with amino-acid sequence MRALLGLYDPADTTDWGPIRAAQMNAGSQLALFMLAANVLGATLIVLNFSSLVPLWKLASWGALVAAVGVAVAFRRLAVRHRTERTASLRDVRDTMLDGIALGAVWSIAPLLFGSFANAEAATGLWIVLSILMVASSVAMAALPLATISFLVVLGSANATALALTQSPALGAATLLFTLLLVIACYARGKALVVIRANEIALSERDETVSLLLREFEDKSADWLWETDAQRRVFRANPRFAVSLGVDPKAINGMPFLQVLAGSAWESGNFSQGLRDLAESLKKREPFRDILLPVIVDGEERWWELTGSPRFNEEGGYIGFRGVGSDVTEARESANKISKMARYDTLTGLPNRLLINEALATAMAEADKWNARCAFMMIDLDRFKAVNDTLGHPVGDRLLMRVSERLKKLMTPNETIGRLGGDEFAVVVRDANDAVAVEALARTIIDVLSAPYDVDHHTLYIGASVGLAFGPRDGRTAEMLIRSADLALYRSKDAGGGNFHSYEPQLHVEAEERRVLEIALRAAVENDELHLLYQPVVQAGTGALMGFEALLRWTHPELGPISPVKFVPLAEDARLIAPIGEWVLRAACIEAAKWDDPIRVAVNVSPEQLHNANFAPFVAKALKESGLHPSRLELEVTESVFMREGTAAVQTLEAILDMGVRLSLDDFGTGYSSLGYLSRTRFSSIKIDRSFVQGASKGQKEAIAIIRAVVALAQSLGMATTAEGVETEDEHRLIQSLGCTKVQGYYFGRPLPVAEARTLATRDSQHDAVRVA; translated from the coding sequence ATGCGCGCGCTGCTCGGCCTTTATGACCCAGCGGATACCACCGACTGGGGACCGATCCGTGCTGCGCAAATGAATGCGGGCAGCCAGCTCGCGCTGTTCATGCTCGCCGCCAATGTGCTCGGCGCGACGCTGATCGTGCTCAACTTCTCCAGCCTGGTCCCGCTGTGGAAGCTCGCCAGCTGGGGTGCCCTGGTCGCTGCAGTCGGCGTCGCGGTCGCCTTCCGCCGCCTCGCCGTGCGTCACCGCACCGAACGCACCGCCAGCTTGCGCGACGTGCGCGACACGATGCTCGACGGCATCGCACTCGGCGCGGTGTGGTCGATCGCGCCCTTGCTGTTCGGCTCCTTCGCCAATGCCGAGGCCGCGACCGGACTGTGGATCGTCCTGTCGATTCTCATGGTCGCCTCCTCCGTCGCGATGGCCGCATTGCCGCTCGCGACGATCAGCTTCCTCGTCGTGCTCGGCAGCGCCAATGCCACCGCACTTGCCCTGACCCAATCGCCCGCGCTCGGTGCCGCGACCCTGCTCTTCACCCTCCTGCTCGTCATCGCCTGCTATGCCCGCGGCAAGGCGCTGGTCGTCATTCGCGCCAACGAGATCGCGCTCAGCGAACGCGACGAAACAGTGAGCCTGCTGCTGCGCGAGTTCGAGGACAAGAGCGCCGACTGGCTGTGGGAGACCGACGCCCAGCGCCGCGTGTTCCGCGCCAATCCCCGTTTCGCCGTCTCGCTCGGGGTCGATCCCAAGGCGATCAACGGCATGCCCTTCCTTCAGGTGCTCGCCGGCTCGGCCTGGGAAAGCGGCAATTTCTCGCAAGGGCTGCGCGACCTCGCCGAATCGCTCAAGAAGCGCGAGCCGTTCCGCGACATCCTCCTGCCCGTCATCGTCGATGGCGAAGAACGCTGGTGGGAGCTGACCGGCTCGCCCCGCTTCAATGAAGAGGGCGGCTATATCGGCTTTCGCGGGGTCGGCTCCGACGTCACCGAAGCGCGCGAATCGGCGAACAAGATCAGCAAGATGGCGCGCTACGACACGCTCACCGGCCTGCCCAACCGCCTGCTGATCAACGAAGCGCTGGCGACCGCAATGGCCGAGGCGGACAAGTGGAACGCGCGCTGCGCCTTCATGATGATCGACCTCGACCGGTTCAAGGCGGTCAACGACACGCTCGGCCACCCGGTCGGCGACCGGTTGCTGATGCGCGTGTCCGAACGCCTCAAAAAGCTGATGACCCCCAATGAGACGATCGGACGCCTGGGCGGCGACGAGTTCGCCGTGGTGGTGCGCGATGCCAATGACGCGGTTGCAGTCGAGGCGCTGGCCCGGACGATCATCGACGTCCTGTCCGCCCCCTATGACGTCGATCACCACACCCTCTATATCGGTGCCAGCGTCGGCCTCGCGTTCGGACCGCGCGACGGGCGTACTGCGGAAATGCTGATCCGCTCCGCCGACCTCGCCCTGTATCGCTCGAAGGACGCCGGCGGCGGCAATTTCCACTCCTACGAACCCCAGCTCCATGTCGAGGCAGAGGAACGCCGCGTCCTCGAGATCGCGCTGCGCGCCGCGGTTGAGAACGACGAGCTGCACCTCCTCTACCAGCCCGTCGTCCAGGCCGGCACCGGCGCGCTGATGGGATTCGAAGCGCTGCTGCGCTGGACCCACCCCGAACTGGGGCCGATCTCCCCGGTCAAGTTCGTCCCGCTCGCCGAGGATGCGCGCCTGATCGCCCCGATCGGCGAATGGGTGCTGCGCGCGGCCTGCATCGAGGCGGCGAAATGGGACGACCCGATCCGCGTCGCGGTCAATGTCAGCCCCGAACAGCTCCACAACGCCAATTTCGCGCCCTTCGTGGCCAAGGCGCTCAAGGAAAGCGGCCTCCACCCCAGCCGCCTCGAGCTCGAAGTCACCGAAAGCGTGTTCATGCGCGAAGGCACCGCCGCGGTTCAGACACTGGAGGCGATCCTCGACATGGGCGTCCGCCTCAGCCTCGACGATTTCGGCACCGGCTATTCCTCGCTCGGCTACCTCAGCCGTACCCGCTTCAGCTCGATCAAGATCGACCGCAGCTTCGTCCAGGGCGCGTCGAAGGGCCAGAAGGAGGCGATCGCCATCATCCGCGCCGTCGTCGCGCTCGCCCAGAGCCTCGGCATGGCCACCACGGCGGAAGGCGTCGAAACCGAGGACGAGCACCGGCTGATCCAGTCGCTCGGCTGCACCAAGGTCCAGGGCTATTATTTCGGCCGCCCCCTCCCCGTCGCCGAAGCCCGCACCCTCGCCACCCGCGACAGCCAGCACGACGCGGTCCGCGTGGCGTGA
- a CDS encoding HEPN domain-containing protein codes for MNDSFSEEGLWWLEGDDKNQVPGTLSFDLEDGPVLKLLGTLQDFVTAFNASLSGDSENLTIHGVTKKGKPVTLLRAFSTNRQMNMPGIANETWNSNMLLVGCHLSKSDDAIFSKSYLRFQEIEKWLEHNPFTFSFETESKVATLRAEKPREIYFATVDDFEITTVGNLYSNNDIDTRYSIEVLSQMGIRPTEAKSLDWHLNRAVRIQGLASLCSGYHLPLLSLELRGPDVEVGIGETMTCEVHVYARMQHPVADKWRRHDKPIVSGPELLRFNPDAAAVWFSEHENLGSALDLLFTIKGQRQMYTNVRFILAVQALEVFHRRTSAQTVMDQANFEKVREELIAAIPDSATKEMRERLIQSYRFTNEPSLSQRLKSIARTIKDEFGKLPPALNKSFIKQLVDTRNYYTHFSPDLEEKKLDGSGMYWASRRIIVLLTVLLLRRLGVSADDIGGLIRRHREFAQLWESENAPF; via the coding sequence TTGAACGACTCTTTTTCCGAGGAAGGTCTCTGGTGGCTGGAGGGTGACGACAAGAATCAGGTCCCCGGCACCCTGTCCTTCGATCTTGAGGATGGTCCGGTCCTCAAGTTACTCGGGACGCTCCAAGACTTCGTAACGGCATTCAACGCATCGCTATCCGGCGACAGCGAGAATCTAACGATTCACGGTGTCACAAAGAAGGGGAAGCCCGTTACCCTCCTCCGAGCTTTCAGCACAAATCGGCAGATGAACATGCCGGGCATCGCGAACGAGACATGGAACTCGAACATGCTTCTCGTGGGGTGCCACCTGTCGAAGAGCGACGATGCGATATTTTCAAAATCCTACTTGCGCTTTCAAGAAATCGAGAAATGGTTGGAGCACAATCCATTCACTTTTTCGTTCGAAACGGAGAGCAAAGTTGCGACATTGCGCGCTGAGAAGCCGCGCGAGATCTACTTCGCAACGGTCGATGATTTTGAAATAACCACGGTGGGCAATCTCTACTCGAACAATGATATCGACACTCGATACTCGATTGAAGTCTTGAGCCAGATGGGCATTAGACCAACGGAGGCAAAGTCACTTGACTGGCACCTCAACCGCGCGGTCCGCATTCAAGGTCTCGCATCACTCTGCTCGGGTTACCATCTTCCACTACTCTCCTTGGAGTTGCGGGGTCCCGACGTAGAGGTTGGGATTGGCGAAACGATGACCTGCGAGGTCCATGTCTACGCCCGGATGCAGCACCCGGTCGCAGACAAATGGCGGCGGCACGACAAACCGATTGTCTCGGGGCCCGAACTGTTGAGATTCAATCCTGACGCGGCAGCGGTATGGTTTAGTGAGCACGAGAATCTAGGTTCGGCGCTTGACCTGCTCTTCACGATCAAAGGGCAGCGCCAGATGTATACTAACGTCCGCTTCATTCTTGCGGTTCAGGCGCTTGAGGTCTTTCACCGAAGGACCTCAGCGCAGACCGTCATGGACCAAGCCAACTTCGAGAAAGTTCGGGAAGAGTTGATTGCCGCGATACCAGATTCAGCCACGAAGGAAATGAGAGAAAGACTCATTCAGAGCTACAGATTCACGAACGAGCCGAGTTTGAGCCAGCGCCTTAAATCTATAGCCAGGACGATCAAAGATGAGTTCGGAAAACTTCCTCCCGCGTTAAATAAGAGCTTTATTAAACAGTTAGTCGACACCAGAAACTACTACACCCATTTCTCGCCTGACCTCGAGGAAAAGAAGCTAGACGGATCGGGAATGTATTGGGCAAGCCGCCGCATCATAGTACTGCTGACCGTTCTCTTATTGCGTCGTCTCGGCGTTTCGGCTGACGATATAGGGGGTCTCATCCGGCGGCATCGAGAGTTCGCGCAGCTATGGGAGAGCGAGAATGCTCCTTTTTGA
- the nusG gene encoding transcription termination/antitermination protein NusG yields MAARWYIIHAYSGFENKVRDQILADATRLGLDALVESVEVPVETVTEVRRGKKVQSERKFFPGYVLAKLSMNDDVYHLVKNTPKVTGFLGSSGKPQPISEAEAARILNTKEEAAAAPKQQIKVDYEIGDSVKVLDGPFASFNGVVEELDFDKSKVKVSVSIFGRATPVELDFDQVERSK; encoded by the coding sequence ATGGCGGCGCGCTGGTACATCATTCACGCCTATTCGGGCTTCGAGAACAAGGTGCGGGACCAGATCCTGGCCGATGCGACGCGGCTGGGCCTCGACGCGCTGGTCGAATCGGTCGAGGTGCCGGTCGAGACGGTGACCGAAGTGCGGCGCGGCAAGAAGGTGCAGTCGGAGCGGAAATTCTTCCCCGGCTACGTCCTCGCCAAGCTGAGCATGAACGACGACGTCTATCACCTGGTCAAGAATACGCCGAAGGTGACCGGATTCCTGGGATCGTCGGGCAAGCCCCAGCCGATCAGCGAAGCCGAAGCCGCGCGCATCCTGAACACCAAGGAAGAAGCCGCCGCCGCGCCCAAGCAGCAGATCAAGGTCGATTACGAGATCGGCGATTCGGTCAAGGTGCTGGACGGCCCGTTCGCAAGCTTCAACGGCGTGGTCGAGGAACTGGATTTCGACAAGTCGAAGGTCAAGGTCAGCGTGTCGATCTTTGGGCGTGCGACGCCGGTCGAGCTGGACTTCGATCAGGTGGAGCGGTCGAAGTAA
- the secE gene encoding preprotein translocase subunit SecE: MAKTNPLEFMRQVQAETKKVVWPTRKETMMTAIMVFIMATLLGIFFFGVDRLFGAIVNFLLGLAG; encoded by the coding sequence GTGGCGAAGACCAATCCGCTGGAATTCATGCGCCAGGTGCAGGCAGAGACCAAGAAGGTCGTCTGGCCCACCCGCAAGGAAACGATGATGACCGCGATCATGGTGTTCATCATGGCGACGCTGCTCGGCATCTTCTTCTTTGGCGTCGACCGTCTGTTCGGCGCGATCGTGAACTTCCTCCTCGGCCTTGCAGGCTGA
- a CDS encoding carbon-nitrogen hydrolase family protein translates to MTAFTLATAAYPVEQLTDWDAYAAKIARWVGEAAEGGAKLAVFPEYAGMELTALDATTVEDLHGSIAALGSLVERVDALHGELAVRHGIHLCAGSLPVREGDGVFRNHARLFAPSGKRGTQRKIVMTRFEREIWNIGAGSPLHVFDTDLGRIGIAICYDVEFPLLVRAQVEAGATLILAPSATDTLHGYYRVRVGAQARALENQCYVVQAPVVGDAEWTPSLGTSHGAAGIYGPPDLGFPEDGVVAQGAVDAPGWVYGEIDPAKVERVRREGAVFNHRHWDDQGARVTLPPVEVVDLR, encoded by the coding sequence ATGACCGCCTTCACCCTTGCCACCGCCGCCTATCCGGTCGAGCAACTGACCGACTGGGATGCCTATGCCGCCAAGATCGCGCGCTGGGTGGGCGAGGCGGCGGAGGGCGGGGCGAAGCTCGCGGTGTTCCCCGAATATGCCGGGATGGAACTGACCGCGCTCGATGCGACGACCGTCGAGGACCTGCACGGGTCGATCGCGGCGCTGGGGTCGCTGGTCGAGCGGGTCGATGCGCTGCATGGCGAGCTGGCGGTGCGGCATGGCATCCATCTCTGCGCCGGGAGCCTGCCGGTGCGCGAGGGCGATGGCGTGTTCCGCAACCATGCCCGGCTGTTCGCGCCGAGCGGGAAGAGGGGCACGCAGCGCAAGATCGTGATGACGCGGTTCGAGCGGGAGATCTGGAACATCGGCGCGGGATCGCCGCTGCATGTGTTCGACACCGATCTCGGGCGGATCGGGATCGCGATCTGTTACGATGTCGAATTCCCGTTGCTGGTCCGCGCGCAGGTGGAGGCGGGGGCGACCCTGATCCTTGCGCCATCGGCGACCGATACGCTGCACGGCTATTACCGCGTGCGGGTGGGGGCGCAGGCGCGGGCGCTGGAAAACCAATGCTATGTCGTGCAGGCACCGGTGGTGGGGGACGCCGAATGGACCCCTTCGCTCGGCACCAGCCATGGCGCGGCGGGGATCTATGGCCCGCCCGATCTGGGCTTTCCCGAAGACGGCGTGGTCGCGCAGGGCGCGGTCGATGCGCCGGGTTGGGTGTATGGCGAGATCGACCCGGCCAAGGTCGAACGGGTGCGGCGCGAGGGAGCGGTGTTCAATCACCGCCACTGGGACGACCAGGGCGCGCGGGTGACGCTGCCCCCCGTCGAGGTCGTCGATCTGCGTTGA
- a CDS encoding ketosteroid isomerase-related protein, producing MHDADATRRLIESYYAAFNAGDHDAMLACLTEDVAHDINQGGRQSGKAAFRDFLKHMDRCYRERLTDIVVMTSQDGARAAAEFVVHGEYLATDEGLPPATGQTYVLPAGAFFEVRDGRIARVSVHYNLADWIAQVGG from the coding sequence ATGCACGATGCCGACGCAACCCGCCGCCTGATCGAATCCTATTACGCCGCGTTCAACGCGGGCGATCACGACGCGATGCTCGCTTGCCTGACCGAGGATGTCGCGCACGACATCAACCAGGGCGGGCGGCAGAGCGGGAAGGCGGCGTTCCGCGATTTCCTGAAGCATATGGATCGGTGCTATCGCGAGCGGCTGACGGATATCGTGGTGATGACGTCGCAGGACGGCGCGCGCGCGGCGGCGGAGTTTGTCGTGCACGGGGAATATCTGGCGACCGATGAGGGGCTGCCCCCGGCGACCGGCCAGACCTATGTGCTCCCGGCGGGGGCGTTCTTCGAGGTCCGCGACGGGCGGATTGCCCGCGTGTCGGTCCACTACAACCTGGCCGACTGGATCGCCCAGGTCGGCGGATGA
- a CDS encoding YqaA family protein, producing MFRALYDWTLRLAGHRHADRYLATVSFAESSFFPIPPDVMLVPMVLARRDKAYRIATICTIASVLGGLFGYAIGYFLTGFAHQVLEFFREGAFEEFTHYYTEWGAALILVKGLTPIPFKLVTIASGLSHYPLGIFILLCTITRGARFFLVAFLLKKYGEPVQKVLEERLNLIGWLVLAALIGGFAVVALL from the coding sequence ATGTTCCGCGCGCTCTATGACTGGACGCTGAGGCTGGCCGGTCATCGCCATGCCGACCGCTATCTCGCGACCGTCAGCTTTGCCGAATCCAGCTTTTTCCCGATCCCGCCCGACGTGATGCTGGTGCCGATGGTGCTGGCGCGGCGCGACAAGGCGTATCGCATCGCGACGATCTGTACGATCGCGTCGGTGCTGGGCGGGCTGTTCGGTTATGCGATCGGATACTTCCTGACCGGGTTCGCGCATCAGGTGCTGGAATTCTTCCGCGAGGGCGCGTTCGAGGAGTTCACGCACTATTACACCGAATGGGGTGCGGCGCTGATCCTGGTCAAAGGATTGACCCCGATTCCGTTCAAGCTGGTGACGATCGCGAGCGGCCTGTCGCACTATCCGCTGGGCATCTTCATCCTGCTGTGCACCATCACCCGCGGTGCGCGCTTCTTCCTCGTCGCGTTCCTGCTCAAGAAATATGGCGAGCCGGTGCAGAAGGTGCTGGAGGAGCGGCTGAACCTGATCGGCTGGCTGGTGCTCGCCGCGCTGATCGGCGGCTTTGCCGTGGTGGCATTGCTCTGA